CGTCGCGGGCCAGGCCCCCACCCCGGCCGGCCCCACCCTCCGCGAGCAGACCCTGCAGACCCTCGCCAACGTCCAGGCCGTCCTCGAAGAGGGCGGCGCGAGCTGGGACGACGCGATGATGATCCGCGTCTACCTCACCGACGTGGACCACTTCGCCGAGATGAACGAGATCTACAACGCCTACTTCGAGGAGCAGGGCCTCAAGGAGGCCCCCGCGGCCCGTACGACCGTCTACGTCGGACTGCCCAAGGGGCTGCTCATCGAGATCGACGCCCTCGCGGTCCTGAGCTGAGGCACCGAACCCCTTGCCCCGCCTGCCGTTAGCACCACCGCACGCGCACCGTTCGCCGCACGGCACGGCGCCCCGTACCGACGGGTCGCCGTGCCGCGGTCCCCCCTGCCTGGAGATGCCTTCCAGGGGACGCCCCGGACCGCCCGGGGACCACCCCTGCCTGACAACGGAGTCACCCCATGTTCCTCGCCGCCACGCCCGCCACCCCGCCGCCACCACCCCACACCGGTGGAC
This portion of the Streptomyces sp. 2114.4 genome encodes:
- a CDS encoding RidA family protein produces the protein MTEKTALTPATHTTPPAKFSHGVKKGNILQVAGQVGFLPAVAGQAPTPAGPTLREQTLQTLANVQAVLEEGGASWDDAMMIRVYLTDVDHFAEMNEIYNAYFEEQGLKEAPAARTTVYVGLPKGLLIEIDALAVLS